From a single Halodesulfovibrio marinisediminis DSM 17456 genomic region:
- a CDS encoding peptidase domain-containing ABC transporter has product MNSGLVSLEVVARINKVRIDVPNIVREHCISSDDISSEELVRIAKRLGLRAKKKNITLDQCHKKYPYPIIAQASDDTFFVVLGYKEEEQTVLVYIPAEGATRSISMEEYRQLTTDRHIILSHRWLSESVRFGLGWFFKEVFNAKGIMAEILLASFVVQLFGLVTPLFTQVILDKVLVHRAMTTLKILAIGFIVIAVFEYVLNLARNYLFTHTANKMDAKLGAQLFRHLLSLPCPYFESRRVGDTIARVRELENIRNFVTNKTVSVIIDLIFSVVFVVVMLMYSMKLTFIVLGFVAAIGLLYICITPELRRRLNTKFEMGAKSNSYLVESVTGIQTVKSLAIEGSIQRKWEDHLGRYVHSNFKMTNMSNITRGTAGFLQKMMTISILYLGVRLVLNNDLTIGQLIAFNMLSGQFAGPVLRLIGVWSELQQTLISVEKLSDILNHPSEIQSENAIVLNKLEGNVVFDKVQFRYAPDSPMVLNGINFTIPAGACVGIVGRSGSGKSTVSKLIQRLYMPSSGSVRIDDVDINHVSPIWLRSNIGVVLQENYLFSGTIKDNIVMGAPNASMDLVLHVAKITGVHDFVSRMPKGYDSEVGERGEGLSGGQRQRIAIARALITDPRILIFDEATSALDIESELIIRRNLHHIANGRTMFIIAHKISIVKNCTVILAMDNGELVEVGTHDELMRIPNGYYKKLYTLQECTD; this is encoded by the coding sequence ATGAATAGTGGCTTAGTATCGCTTGAGGTTGTTGCACGTATAAATAAAGTGCGAATAGATGTCCCCAACATTGTTCGCGAGCATTGTATATCATCCGATGACATTTCTAGTGAAGAGCTTGTCCGGATAGCTAAGCGTCTTGGTTTACGCGCAAAAAAGAAAAATATTACGTTGGATCAATGTCATAAAAAATATCCATATCCTATTATTGCTCAAGCAAGTGATGATACTTTCTTTGTTGTGCTGGGATATAAGGAAGAGGAACAAACTGTCCTTGTATACATTCCTGCAGAAGGCGCAACCCGTTCTATTTCCATGGAGGAATACCGCCAACTGACAACGGATCGTCACATTATCCTTAGCCATAGATGGTTGTCAGAGTCTGTCAGATTTGGATTGGGATGGTTTTTTAAAGAAGTTTTCAATGCAAAAGGTATCATGGCAGAAATCCTGCTGGCCTCATTTGTTGTTCAACTTTTCGGTCTAGTAACACCACTGTTTACACAAGTTATTCTTGATAAGGTACTCGTTCATCGGGCGATGACGACTCTTAAAATTCTTGCGATTGGCTTTATTGTAATTGCAGTATTTGAGTACGTTTTGAACCTTGCACGAAATTATCTTTTTACTCATACAGCAAACAAGATGGATGCAAAGTTGGGGGCACAACTGTTCCGCCATTTGCTTTCGTTGCCTTGTCCTTATTTTGAATCCAGGCGAGTCGGGGACACAATTGCTCGTGTTCGGGAACTGGAAAATATCCGCAACTTTGTTACCAACAAAACAGTATCAGTTATAATCGACCTCATTTTTTCAGTCGTGTTTGTTGTCGTTATGCTTATGTACAGCATGAAACTGACATTTATTGTTTTGGGATTTGTGGCTGCTATTGGCCTTCTTTATATATGTATTACTCCTGAACTTCGAAGAAGGTTGAATACTAAATTTGAAATGGGTGCTAAGTCTAACTCTTACCTTGTTGAGTCGGTAACTGGGATCCAGACGGTAAAATCATTGGCCATTGAGGGAAGTATTCAGCGAAAATGGGAGGACCATCTTGGTCGTTATGTTCATTCAAACTTTAAAATGACCAACATGAGCAATATCACTCGAGGGACTGCCGGTTTCCTGCAAAAGATGATGACAATTTCAATTCTTTATTTAGGAGTCCGGTTAGTACTTAATAATGATTTAACTATTGGCCAGCTCATTGCCTTTAATATGCTTTCCGGACAGTTTGCAGGGCCGGTGCTGCGATTAATCGGTGTTTGGAGCGAGCTTCAGCAGACACTTATTTCTGTAGAAAAGTTGTCTGACATTTTGAATCACCCATCTGAAATACAGAGTGAAAACGCGATCGTGCTGAATAAGCTGGAAGGTAATGTAGTTTTCGATAAAGTTCAGTTCAGATATGCACCAGATTCACCGATGGTTCTTAATGGAATCAATTTTACAATTCCTGCGGGAGCATGTGTCGGTATTGTTGGTAGAAGCGGAAGCGGTAAGAGCACTGTGTCAAAGTTAATTCAACGACTATACATGCCTTCCTCCGGTAGTGTGCGGATTGATGATGTTGATATTAATCACGTAAGTCCAATATGGCTTAGAAGTAATATCGGCGTAGTACTTCAAGAAAACTATCTATTCAGTGGTACGATTAAAGACAATATTGTGATGGGTGCACCTAATGCTTCCATGGATCTGGTACTTCATGTAGCCAAGATTACAGGTGTTCACGACTTTGTATCGCGAATGCCTAAAGGATATGACTCCGAAGTGGGGGAGCGAGGCGAAGGGCTTTCCGGTGGACAACGCCAGCGCATAGCAATCGCCCGTGCGCTCATCACTGACCCTCGTATTTTAATCTTCGATGAAGCTACTTCTGCCCTTGATATTGAGTCAGAGCTTATTATCCGTAGAAACCTGCATCATATTGCCAACGGC
- a CDS encoding TolC family protein: MTLSRVTECYCEIISLDTLEKQAIEHSPDLDKYTTETKLQQERLEEQQYDFYPTLRAQGNTEYSSDLSNGWGSVVSVGDVVQSTGTKYQNSMSVRANYVLYDFGIRFQKELALKKAILASKSTALAEKLKLRLNVLQTYSAAMALSQQVRNLQKIVQYSEELKLICDRLFTAGKKGPIDAARQYAELKRKENELSLCEFEFNKKLEELNFYTGSSLQGNVQFSKLPRPDLTDFLFDIDKHPGVERYSNELSSQQAETAASEGEYFPKVSLYGSYLLYGSNSKDMVKAYEDVSESNFKVGVSLVIPLSDALRNRHKVQQSELAEQRIRAEKRKLKEQLQTELNISQRQYKYLINDQKQKREMVNILEKELNMLNRLKKAKEIDAETAIRRSIVLLEQKTALDKSVIELSHELLRLQYQMEATKHE; this comes from the coding sequence ATGACTTTGTCTAGAGTGACAGAGTGTTATTGTGAAATAATCTCTCTAGATACATTAGAAAAGCAAGCAATAGAGCATTCTCCAGACCTTGATAAGTATACCACAGAGACTAAACTTCAACAGGAGCGGTTAGAAGAGCAGCAGTATGATTTTTACCCCACTCTACGCGCGCAAGGTAACACTGAATACTCTTCTGATTTAAGTAATGGGTGGGGCTCGGTCGTTTCAGTAGGTGATGTTGTTCAGTCTACTGGAACAAAGTATCAAAATTCGATGTCGGTACGCGCAAATTATGTTCTTTACGATTTTGGAATTCGATTTCAAAAGGAACTTGCATTAAAAAAAGCAATTCTTGCTTCTAAATCGACCGCGTTGGCAGAAAAACTAAAGCTTCGGTTGAATGTTTTGCAAACATATTCGGCGGCAATGGCGCTTTCCCAACAAGTCCGGAATCTACAAAAAATTGTTCAATACTCCGAAGAGTTAAAGCTTATTTGTGACCGTCTATTTACTGCAGGTAAGAAGGGACCTATTGATGCGGCAAGACAGTATGCAGAACTAAAAAGAAAAGAGAACGAGCTTTCTTTGTGTGAATTTGAGTTTAATAAGAAGCTTGAAGAACTTAATTTTTATACAGGTTCTTCCTTACAAGGTAATGTTCAATTTTCCAAACTTCCAAGGCCGGATCTTACCGATTTTTTATTTGATATTGATAAACATCCCGGCGTGGAACGATATTCAAACGAACTTTCCAGCCAGCAAGCAGAAACAGCGGCATCTGAAGGTGAATATTTTCCAAAGGTATCCTTGTACGGCTCTTACCTACTATATGGCTCCAATAGTAAGGATATGGTGAAAGCGTATGAAGACGTATCTGAGTCAAATTTCAAGGTCGGTGTTTCATTGGTGATTCCTTTATCGGATGCATTACGTAATAGACATAAGGTGCAGCAATCTGAACTTGCTGAGCAACGCATCCGTGCTGAAAAACGTAAATTAAAAGAACAGCTGCAAACAGAACTGAATATCAGTCAGCGACAGTATAAGTATTTGATAAATGATCAAAAGCAAAAACGTGAGATGGTAAACATTCTCGAAAAAGAACTTAATATGCTCAACCGCTTGAAAAAAGCTAAAGAAATAGATGCCGAAACTGCAATTCGTCGCAGTATTGTATTACTAGAACAGAAAACAGCTCTCGACAAAAGTGTTATAGAGTTATCGCATGAATTGTTGCGCTTGCAGTACCAGATGGAGGCAACAAAGCATGAATAG
- a CDS encoding beta strand repeat-containing protein translates to MSNTRKGTPGDDDITVTGGYNRIEGGTGDDVIHGGAGEDTYIFNIGDGHDTIHDNVAKQHPSGWNSDVISFGKGISKDDLIFTLDGNDWLITFTNTSTDSIRIVNAMGNIYCRIDNFMFADGTTLSSSTILSQQRYTEHDDIINVPTSNLITSINAGGGNDTVTTGDSSAVIDGGAGNDTITTGSKGDQITGGQGDDIINAGGGNDVTIGGSGSDTYIFNIGDGHDIITEGACGNTCTDIDIIKIGAGVTSGDLIFRVDGDDLIIGINGHNDDSIRITGALTGPSHGIEKIVFADGTSIELTAVISYQAFTDANDIIQIPANVFIAIVNAGGGNDTITGGSATTIVNAGSGNDIVTTGSSNDILSGGSDNDTINAGGGNDTITGGTGDDILTGGTGGDTYIFNIGDGNDTIHEGGCNGSKDIDVINLGVGISVGDIIYSVDGNDLIIGIKGHDNDSIRISGGITDPSHGIEKICFANGTSIAVAAVISCQTFTDGNDTIIVPADKYVTIINAEGGDDTITGGDVVAVVNGGSGDDTITTGSGNDTLSGGADNDTINAGGGNDTITGGTGDDILTGGTGSDTYIFNIGDGNDTIHEGACDGSCKDIDIIKIGVGVTADDLIFSADGDDLIIGIKGHDGDSIRISGGLVDPSHGVEKIALADGTSIAVAAVVSCPISTDGNDTIVVPADKFIAVVNANGGDDTITGGDVIAVVNGGSGNDTITTGSKDDVLSGGSDNDTINAGGGNDTITGGTGDDILTGGTGGDTYIFNIGDGNDTIHEGACDGSCKGIDIIKIGVGVTADDLVFSADGDDLIIGIKDHDDDSIRISGGLVDPSHGVEKIVLADGKSIAVAAVVSCPILTDGNDTFVVPADKFLAVVDGKDGDDTITGGDVTAVVNGGSGNDTITTGSKDDVLFGGSENDIINAGGGNDTITGGTDDDILTGGTGGDTYIFNIGDGNDTIHEGACDGSCKDIDIIKIGVGVTADDLVFSADGDDLIIGIKGHDDDSIRISGGLVDPSHGVEKIVLADGTSIAVAAVVSCPISTDGDDTIVVPADKFIAVVNAKGGDDTITGGDVIAVVNGGSGNDTITTGSKDDVLSGGSDNDTINAGGGNDTITGGTGDDILTGGTGGDTYIFNIGDGNDTIHEGACDGSCKDVDIIKIGVGVTADDLIFSADGDDLIIGIKDHDDDSIRISGGLVDPSHGVEKIVLADGTSIAVAAVVSCQTLTDNDDTIVVPADKYLAVVNAKGGNDTITTGDTTATINGGSGNDTITTGAKADSLSGGEGDDTINAGGGNDTITGGIGNDTLTGGSGSDTYIFNIGDGHDTIVEASVDPAGKCLDTLKLGSGIAIEDLRYSSDGDDLIINFRGNETDSIRIVGAQSGKSAGIESICFADGTKLEISSALSIVELTKGIDFHVASPTGKTTIINGYDGMDTIMVMGADPVIVDGGAGDDRISLGTGGATVYGGAGHDMISATIAKTTFVGGTGNDTMLGSHRGDTYIFNKGDGIDMVQDNVTLSCVVNEEADTLKFGKGITKKDVSFFMQGQNLVVSYGESDQVTIAGQASAKNAIENIQLASGSSLSSAEINQIVADLSNYASEHGLDFTSVEDVKNSQELMSIVTAAWDN, encoded by the coding sequence ATGAGTAATACAAGGAAAGGAACGCCTGGTGATGACGATATTACCGTCACTGGGGGGTATAACAGGATAGAGGGCGGCACAGGCGATGACGTAATCCATGGTGGCGCAGGTGAAGACACCTATATCTTCAACATTGGTGACGGTCACGACACTATCCATGACAATGTTGCGAAACAGCACCCGTCTGGATGGAATTCTGACGTAATCTCTTTCGGTAAGGGAATCTCAAAAGACGATCTGATCTTTACTCTTGATGGTAATGACTGGTTAATTACCTTTACCAACACATCAACTGATTCAATACGCATTGTTAATGCAATGGGTAATATCTATTGCCGTATTGACAACTTCATGTTTGCAGATGGCACTACCCTATCTTCTTCAACGATCCTTTCTCAACAACGCTATACAGAACATGATGACATCATTAACGTTCCTACTAGTAACCTTATTACATCGATTAATGCTGGTGGCGGTAATGACACTGTCACCACTGGAGACAGTTCCGCAGTAATTGATGGTGGTGCTGGTAATGATACAATTACCACGGGTTCAAAAGGTGATCAAATCACTGGCGGACAAGGTGATGATATAATTAACGCTGGTGGCGGTAATGATGTCACTATTGGTGGTTCAGGTAGTGACACATACATCTTCAACATTGGTGATGGTCATGACATCATTACAGAAGGTGCGTGCGGCAATACATGTACTGATATAGATATCATCAAGATAGGTGCTGGTGTTACTTCTGGTGACCTTATCTTCCGCGTTGATGGTGATGACTTAATCATTGGCATTAATGGCCACAACGATGACTCTATCCGCATTACAGGCGCTCTTACAGGGCCTTCCCATGGCATTGAAAAAATCGTCTTTGCGGACGGAACCTCCATTGAGCTTACTGCTGTAATTTCTTATCAGGCATTTACTGATGCGAATGACATTATCCAAATCCCTGCGAATGTGTTTATAGCAATAGTTAACGCTGGTGGCGGTAATGACACCATTACTGGAGGGAGTGCAACGACAATCGTCAATGCGGGCTCGGGTAATGATATTGTTACGACTGGTTCCAGCAACGACATCCTTTCCGGTGGCTCTGACAACGATACCATTAATGCTGGAGGCGGTAACGATACCATCACTGGTGGTACTGGTGACGATATCCTTACAGGTGGAACTGGCGGTGATACATACATCTTCAACATTGGTGACGGAAACGACACTATTCATGAAGGTGGCTGTAACGGCAGCAAAGATATCGATGTTATTAATCTTGGCGTCGGAATTTCTGTAGGGGATATTATCTACAGCGTTGACGGCAATGATCTGATTATTGGAATTAAGGGGCATGATAATGACTCTATTCGGATTTCTGGTGGCATAACAGATCCTTCGCATGGCATTGAAAAAATATGTTTTGCTAATGGAACTTCTATTGCTGTGGCTGCTGTGATTTCCTGTCAGACATTTACTGACGGAAATGACACTATTATTGTCCCGGCAGATAAATATGTGACAATCATTAACGCTGAAGGTGGTGACGATACTATTACCGGTGGCGATGTTGTTGCAGTTGTTAACGGCGGTTCCGGCGATGACACAATTACGACCGGCTCTGGCAACGATACCCTTTCCGGCGGCGCCGACAACGACACCATTAACGCTGGCGGCGGCAACGATACCATCACTGGTGGTACAGGTGATGATATTCTTACAGGTGGAACCGGGAGTGATACATATATCTTCAACATTGGTGACGGAAACGACACTATCCACGAAGGTGCTTGTGATGGCAGCTGCAAGGACATCGATATCATCAAAATTGGCGTTGGCGTAACAGCTGACGACCTTATCTTCAGTGCTGATGGCGACGATTTGATCATTGGTATCAAAGGTCACGATGGCGATTCTATCCGCATTTCCGGTGGATTGGTTGATCCTTCCCACGGTGTTGAAAAAATTGCTCTGGCTGATGGAACATCCATTGCGGTCGCTGCAGTAGTGTCTTGTCCGATCTCGACAGATGGCAACGATACCATCGTGGTACCAGCAGACAAGTTTATTGCTGTTGTTAATGCTAACGGTGGTGATGATACCATCACAGGTGGTGATGTTATTGCCGTAGTTAACGGTGGCTCAGGTAATGACACAATTACAACTGGCTCCAAAGATGATGTCCTCTCCGGCGGTTCTGACAACGATACCATTAACGCTGGCGGCGGCAACGATACCATCACTGGTGGTACTGGTGATGATATCCTTACAGGTGGAACCGGCGGTGATACATATATCTTCAATATTGGTGACGGAAACGACACTATCCACGAAGGTGCTTGTGATGGCAGCTGCAAGGGCATCGATATCATCAAAATTGGCGTTGGCGTAACAGCTGACGACCTTGTCTTCAGTGCTGATGGCGACGATTTGATCATCGGCATCAAAGATCACGATGACGATTCTATCCGCATTTCCGGTGGATTGGTTGATCCTTCCCACGGTGTTGAAAAAATCGTTCTGGCTGATGGAAAATCCATAGCAGTCGCTGCCGTAGTGTCTTGTCCGATCCTGACAGATGGTAATGATACCTTTGTCGTGCCAGCAGATAAGTTTCTTGCAGTTGTTGATGGTAAAGATGGTGATGATACCATCACAGGTGGTGATGTTACTGCCGTAGTTAACGGTGGATCAGGTAATGACACAATTACAACTGGTTCAAAAGATGATGTCCTTTTCGGCGGTTCTGAAAACGACATCATTAACGCTGGCGGCGGTAACGATACTATCACTGGTGGTACTGATGACGATATCCTTACAGGTGGAACCGGCGGTGATACATACATCTTCAACATTGGTGACGGAAACGACACTATCCACGAAGGTGCTTGTGATGGCAGCTGCAAGGACATCGATATCATCAAAATTGGCGTTGGTGTAACAGCGGACGACCTTGTCTTCAGTGCTGATGGCGACGATTTGATCATTGGCATTAAAGGTCACGATGACGACTCTATCCGTATTTCCGGTGGATTGGTTGATCCTTCCCACGGTGTTGAAAAAATTGTTCTGGCTGATGGAACATCCATTGCGGTCGCTGCAGTAGTTTCTTGTCCGATCTCGACAGATGGCGATGATACCATCGTGGTACCAGCAGACAAGTTTATTGCTGTTGTTAATGCTAAAGGTGGTGATGATACCATCACAGGTGGTGATGTTATTGCCGTAGTTAACGGTGGCTCAGGTAATGACACAATTACAACTGGCTCCAAAGACGATGTCCTCTCCGGCGGTTCTGACAACGACACCATTAACGCTGGCGGCGGCAACGATACCATCACTGGTGGCACTGGTGATGATATCCTTACAGGTGGAACCGGCGGTGATACATATATCTTCAATATTGGTGACGGAAACGACACTATCCATGAAGGTGCTTGTGATGGCAGTTGCAAAGACGTCGATATCATCAAAATTGGCGTTGGCGTAACAGCTGATGACCTTATCTTCAGTGCTGATGGCGACGATTTGATCATCGGCATCAAAGATCACGATGACGATTCTATCCGCATTTCCGGTGGATTGGTTGATCCTTCCCACGGTGTTGAAAAAATCGTTCTGGCTGATGGAACATCCATTGCAGTCGCTGCTGTAGTTTCCTGTCAAACACTTACTGATAATGATGACACCATTGTGGTACCTGCTGATAAGTACTTAGCTGTTGTTAACGCGAAAGGCGGTAACGACACGATTACTACAGGTGACACCACCGCGACCATTAACGGCGGTTCAGGAAATGACACCATCACAACCGGTGCGAAAGCAGACAGCCTCTCTGGCGGTGAAGGCGACGATACCATTAATGCCGGTGGCGGAAATGACACCATCACAGGCGGAATCGGTAACGATACGCTCACAGGCGGTTCTGGTAGCGATACCTACATCTTCAATATCGGAGATGGTCATGACACGATTGTTGAAGCGTCAGTTGATCCTGCGGGTAAGTGCCTTGATACGTTGAAGTTGGGTTCTGGAATTGCAATTGAAGATCTGCGTTACTCATCTGATGGCGATGATCTTATCATTAACTTCAGAGGTAACGAGACAGACTCTATCAGAATTGTTGGAGCTCAGTCAGGAAAGTCTGCAGGAATTGAATCAATTTGCTTTGCAGATGGAACTAAGCTTGAAATATCCTCAGCATTGTCCATTGTGGAACTTACCAAGGGCATAGACTTCCATGTCGCTTCCCCAACTGGAAAAACAACCATTATTAATGGGTATGACGGTATGGACACCATTATGGTCATGGGGGCCGACCCTGTGATTGTTGATGGAGGTGCTGGAGATGATCGCATTTCTCTGGGTACAGGCGGAGCCACAGTGTACGGTGGGGCTGGACATGACATGATCTCTGCAACAATAGCAAAAACCACATTTGTTGGTGGCACTGGAAACGATACGATGCTTGGAAGCCATCGTGGAGATACTTATATCTTCAATAAAGGCGATGGAATAGATATGGTTCAAGATAATGTCACATTGTCTTGTGTTGTAAATGAAGAGGCTGACACTCTTAAGTTTGGAAAAGGAATCACCAAAAAAGATGTTTCTTTCTTCATGCAAGGACAAAACTTGGTTGTTTCTTATGGTGAAAGTGATCAAGTAACAATTGCAGGTCAGGCTAGTGCCAAGAATGCAATTGAAAACATTCAATTGGCATCTGGAAGCTCTCTTTCTTCAGCAGAGATAAACCAGATTGTTGCTGACTTATCTAACTATGCATCAGAACATGGTCTTGACTTTACATCTGTTGAGGATGTGAAGAATAGTCAAGAACTTATGAGTATTGTCACTGCTGCTTGGGATAACTAA
- a CDS encoding IS3 family transposase, translated as MGSRVKSNYFKIIHTLSSVHPLSLLLRASNLSRSGFYKWRRLKAKRKSSHDGHLELLITEIHFQWPFYGYRRITSALRRTGISVNHKL; from the coding sequence GTGGGGAGCCGAGTAAAAAGTAATTATTTCAAGATAATTCATACACTTTCAAGCGTACACCCTTTGTCATTATTACTTAGGGCATCAAACTTATCTCGATCAGGATTTTATAAATGGCGCAGACTGAAGGCTAAACGCAAATCCTCTCATGATGGCCACTTAGAGTTGCTAATCACAGAAATTCATTTCCAATGGCCTTTTTATGGCTATCGTCGCATAACGTCGGCTCTTCGTCGCACTGGAATAAGCGTCAACCATAAACTTTGA
- a CDS encoding IS3 family transposase, which translates to MFWKKGSAVFSNLLQRDFTSLKPKQKLATDITYLPVMTGFLYLSAVQDLNNNEIVSYKITKKNSLNLVLETVTALKGTVSGETILHSDQGFQYTSKHYKQKLQEIGIRGSHSRKGNCLDNACIESFFSHLKTEALSRKITLSEEEMIARVGEYITFYNNERFQKKFGQLSPIEHREKLAA; encoded by the coding sequence ATATTTTGGAAAAAAGGAAGCGCTGTTTTCTCTAATTTGCTGCAACGTGATTTCACCAGTTTAAAACCTAAACAAAAGCTTGCAACAGATATTACATACCTTCCTGTTATGACAGGTTTTCTCTACCTTTCTGCTGTGCAGGATCTGAATAACAATGAGATTGTCAGCTATAAGATTACAAAGAAAAACTCTCTCAATCTTGTGCTTGAGACTGTGACAGCCCTTAAAGGGACAGTCAGTGGTGAAACAATTCTACATTCTGATCAAGGCTTTCAATATACATCAAAACATTACAAGCAAAAACTGCAAGAGATCGGAATACGAGGCAGTCATTCAAGAAAAGGGAATTGCCTGGACAATGCTTGTATCGAATCATTCTTCTCGCATTTAAAGACAGAAGCACTGTCACGTAAGATAACTCTTTCAGAAGAAGAAATGATTGCTCGAGTTGGAGAATACATTACTTTCTACAATAACGAGCGATTTCAAAAGAAATTCGGCCAGCTTTCCCCAATTGAACATCGGGAAAAACTGGCCGCTTAA
- a CDS encoding L-type lectin-domain containing protein: MTFMLRSKPVDVDQTNHGGIIGADVDKALVVEFDTYHNGGHNDLRNDHMAIHTDGNVVHSQNDPSVVAVGELEDGAWHDVVFTWDASEQLFKATLDSGQVLQWKGDLSAQLGDSTTAHFGFTGATGGENNLQQVEILSVDATPVYELTVEAVSSDVTPTQETIPVLVTDVNEAPEGSVEINGVMEVGATLSAKLEYTDVDSASDDIDISYKWLDEHGNELGTGEDYVLQNSDVGKQIHVEAVLDDGGTGATFKDVADVGNNHHDTVHNSPLLSGFVQYNTEEVLNGGFEEGSAHWSNRIHQGKIEIQSAEGNSPTWGTAHSGNFVELDSVDGKSGRIGNTLTQEVTFEEGATTATLAFYYKERVSGSGIFDGKQKFSVFLNGHKVNDKYIHCGDEWSQFVATIDFAEYDIDGGSAILEFREYDRGSCGILLDDISVASHPAGAEGSATSTVYYDDSFGSHVVATAAPLNDADDLAFSLVDKNGNELSADDTSYSIDAATGQIQLAEGAHATDETLHIKVTDTATQHSVTHDLHVTTEPINEVHSPVSDGSMDILNGTTDAADRFIIAENSDEITIKGFDASDGDTLNISSVLDVSGGHVDLTASNFDDYVTVTQDHVSQDHVNYTVTVHPDSAHSQVITFESPEGIEDQMALIQMIIQNN; encoded by the coding sequence ATGACGTTCATGCTCCGTTCTAAACCGGTTGACGTGGATCAAACTAACCACGGCGGAATTATTGGAGCTGATGTTGATAAGGCGTTAGTCGTTGAATTTGATACGTACCATAATGGTGGGCACAATGACTTGCGTAATGATCACATGGCAATTCACACAGACGGAAATGTTGTTCATTCACAAAATGATCCTAGCGTGGTTGCTGTAGGAGAACTTGAGGATGGAGCTTGGCATGATGTTGTTTTCACTTGGGATGCCAGCGAGCAACTGTTTAAAGCTACATTGGATTCCGGTCAGGTTCTTCAGTGGAAAGGTGATTTATCTGCCCAATTAGGGGATAGCACTACTGCTCACTTTGGATTTACTGGTGCAACTGGTGGAGAAAATAACCTGCAACAGGTTGAAATTTTATCGGTAGATGCAACCCCTGTATATGAATTAACTGTAGAGGCTGTAAGTTCTGATGTAACCCCTACTCAAGAGACTATTCCTGTTTTAGTCACAGATGTGAATGAAGCCCCTGAAGGTAGTGTTGAAATTAACGGTGTTATGGAAGTGGGGGCAACCCTTTCTGCAAAGCTAGAGTATACAGATGTAGATTCCGCTTCTGATGATATCGATATTTCCTATAAATGGCTTGACGAGCACGGAAATGAACTCGGAACAGGTGAAGATTATGTTCTGCAAAACAGCGATGTGGGTAAGCAGATTCATGTCGAAGCAGTGCTAGATGATGGTGGCACGGGAGCGACATTTAAAGATGTTGCAGACGTAGGAAACAATCATCATGACACCGTCCACAACTCCCCGCTTCTTTCTGGATTTGTGCAGTACAACACAGAAGAAGTTCTTAATGGTGGTTTTGAAGAAGGAAGCGCTCACTGGAGTAATAGGATACATCAGGGTAAGATAGAAATTCAATCTGCAGAGGGTAATTCCCCAACTTGGGGAACTGCTCATAGTGGTAACTTCGTTGAGCTTGACTCCGTAGATGGAAAGTCTGGTCGGATTGGTAACACCTTGACTCAAGAAGTTACTTTTGAAGAGGGAGCCACGACTGCGACGTTAGCATTTTATTATAAGGAAAGAGTAAGCGGTTCAGGCATCTTTGACGGCAAGCAAAAATTCAGTGTGTTCCTTAACGGGCATAAAGTAAATGACAAGTACATTCATTGTGGAGATGAATGGAGTCAGTTTGTCGCAACAATTGATTTTGCGGAATATGATATTGATGGGGGCTCAGCAATCCTTGAATTTAGAGAATATGATAGGGGGTCCTGTGGTATTCTGCTTGACGATATAAGTGTAGCATCGCATCCAGCCGGGGCTGAAGGTTCTGCAACTTCAACCGTGTACTATGATGATTCCTTTGGCTCTCATGTGGTAGCAACTGCCGCTCCGTTGAATGATGCTGACGATCTTGCATTCTCCTTGGTAGACAAGAATGGTAATGAATTAAGTGCGGACGACACCTCATACTCAATTGATGCTGCAACTGGTCAAATTCAATTGGCTGAAGGTGCGCACGCCACTGATGAGACTTTGCATATTAAAGTGACGGACACTGCTACTCAGCATTCTGTTACACACGATCTACATGTTACCACTGAACCGATTAATGAAGTGCATTCCCCAGTCAGTGATGGAAGTATGGATATTCTTAACGGAACAACAGATGCTGCAGATCGCTTTATTATTGCAGAGAATAGTGACGAAATTACTATCAAAGGCTTTGATGCATCTGATGGAGATACCTTGAATATAAGTAGTGTGCTCGATGTTTCAGGCGGTCATGTTGACTTAACCGCATCTAATTTTGATGACTACGTAACGGTTACGCAAGATCATGTGAGTCAAGATCATGTGAACTACACCGTCACTGTACATCCTGATTCTGCGCATTCTCAAGTTATCACTTTTGAGTCTCCTGAGGGTATAGAAGATCAAATGGCACTGATTCAAATGATTATTCAAAATAATTAA